The nucleotide window TTCATCGCGATCTGCTGGTGGAGCGGAAGCGTGCTGTCCGCGATCGGAATTCTCCAAGATCGAAGCGCAACCACAAGTGCGGCGTTCGCCTCCATGAGCAGTTGCTCGGCCGTCAGCAGGGCCGTTTCGGCAGTCTCCCGTAGAGCTTGCGCCCGCTCCGCGGCGGCTTCCGCGGCGGTCGCACGATCCTCGGCCACTTCCGCCGTCGCGGCCGCCTCGGTCGCACGGAGTTTGGCCGTATCGCGCGCGACTTCCGCCGCGGTTCTGTCCGCCTCCGCCTCGGTCGCACGCCGGTCGGCTGCCTCGCGCTGGTCGTCCGCAGCGGCCCTGGCCGCCGCCGCCGCCACACGGGCTCCCTCGGCCGTCGCCCGGGCCTTCTCGGCAGCCCACAAGGCCGCTTCCGCGGCCGCCGCTCCGGCTTCCAGGATGGCCTGACTCTCTTGCGCGGCCGCCAACTCTCGCATCAGGTCTTCGTTGCCCGTACGAAGGCGAGACTCCTCGTTGCCGCCGCAGCCGAGCATGACCGCCGAAAGCGCGATTGCGCTGCCACTCTTCAGGAACACGGTCCACATCGGTCTGGCCATGGTGTCGCGAAGCCCTCGCTGGCTTGTGTGTTGTGCCGCAACGGGACCCGACGCCCAGCGACGGGACCACGCCTGCCCGCGCCGCTACTCGTTCAGCCGTCTGGCGCCGTACGCGCCCACCAACCCCTGCCGATCCTCGAACACGCCCGCGACCTCTTCGTGGTTCGGCCCGTAGAACGTGCCCTCGAGGAAATCGTTCTCGCCGGGCTTGCGTTCGAACCCGCCGTTCTCCACCACGAGGTCGTTATAGACGACGTCGGTGTACGTCGCGCCGGTGACGGCGTTCTCCAGGTCGCTGAGGCGCACGTCCGCAAGAACCATGCTTCCCCCGAGGTCTACGGATACTTGCGCGTCGCCGGTGACCACGGATTCGATGTCGTCCGCGGTCGCGGGGTGTCTCGCCACAACAGCCCCTCGCCAGACGGCACTCGCTCCGACGTCCGGGTTCGTGTACGGGGCATCGCCGTAAACGAACGCGTCCGCAGACACGTCGCCATGCGTAGGATGCCATTCAATGTCGAAGGGCTCGAGTTCCGTGGCGAAGAAGGAATGGTCCATCCAGCCAACCCAAGCATGGCCGGGCCCCCATTGGGCAGGATACCTTTCGATCAGTGTAGCGACGCCGCTCGTGTCCGGAAGGATCTCGATCGATTCGACCTGAGCACGCCAGGAGCCCGGCCCCCCCACGGATAGGAAAGGGAATCCTGACACGCAGACGTCGCGGGCGCATTGGTAAGGGTTGCGAAGCAAATCGCCACCGCTCGTGAAGGTGAGGCGGTCCGCACGAGAGATTCGATTGGAGCGAGCAGCGATCTCGTGGATTTGCCTCAACGCCCGACCCTCGGGGGTACTCTGGTCCAACACCCCAATGGCGTAGGACCGGGCCGCCGCCGTGTTCATCGAGATTTGCCGGTCCACCGGAAGCGTGGTGTCCGCGACCGATGTCCCCAAGACGCGAAGCGCAAGCACAAGCGCAGCGTTTGCCTCCATGAGCAGCCGGTCGGCCGTCGTCAGGGCCGTTTCGGCTGTCTCTCGGGCAGCTTCCGCCTGGTCCGCGACGGCTTGTGCGGCGCGCGCACGCTCCACGGCCGCTTCCGCCCGCGCCGCCGCCTCCATGGCATGCAGGTTGGCCGTGTCGCGCTCGACTTCCGCCGCGGCCGCGGCCGCCGCCGCCTCGACCGTACGTTGGTGGGTCGCGTTGCGCTCACTGTCGGCCGCGGCCCTGGCCGCCGCCGCGGCCGCCCGGCCTTCCTCGGCGGCCGTCCGGGCTTTTTCGGCGGCCGACAAGGCCGCTTCCGCGGCCGCGATTCTGCCTTCCAGGACCGCCTGACCTTCCAGCGTGGCAGCCCGCTCCTGCATCAGGTCTTCGTTGCTCGCACGAAGGCGGGATTCCACGTTGCCGCCGCAGCCGAGCAAGAGCGCCGAAAGCGCGATTGCGCCACCCTTCAGAAACACAATCCACATCAGTCTAGCCATGTTGTCGCGAAGCCCTCGCTGGTTCGTGTGCCATCCCTCACGACGGGTCGCATGCCGCAAATTTATCCCGGATATTGATGTTTACCGATTGATTCGAAAAGTCAACCACCGTTGGCTGTCCCGGCCCTGTTTTCGGAAAGTGTCGCTCAGGCGCCGGTGTTCGGACATCCTTGTGCTCCACCTCCGCTACCGACGCTCACCGAGCGCAGGTACGCTGTGCTTGCGAAGCATGAGCCGGAGTGTGACACTGGTATCGGCATGCAATCCATCTCCGCATACTCGCGCCGGGAGCGCTCGGCGAGGTCGGCGCGCGGCGTCGCCGCCGGCGCCGTTCTCTTGATCCTCGGCTGGTCCGGGATTGCCCTCGCGGACACGGTCGAGCGGACCGAACTCCATGGCGTAAGCGTACGCATCCTGACCCGCGGACTCGATCACCCATGGTCCCTGGCTTTTCTGCCGGATGGCCGCATGCTCGTCACCGAGCGGTCGGGCCGCCTGCGCTACGTCGCCGCCGATGGCACCCTGGATCCGACTCCCATTTCCGGCCTTCCCGAAGCGGTGGCGGAGAGGCGCCAAGGCGGGCTGCATGATGGCGTATTGCATCCCCGCTTCGCGGAGAACCGCCTTGTATATCTCGCTTACGCCGGCAAGGGCGACGGCGGCTACGGCACCGAACTGGCCCGCGGCAGGCTCGATGGCCACCGGCTCACCGACGTGCGGATACTGTTCCGGGCCTTGCCCAAGTCATGGGGCGGCCGCCACTTCGGCGGCAGGGTGGTGTTCGACGGCAAGGGTCACGTGTTCCTGACCCTCGGAGACCGGGGCAACCGGCCGCGCGCGCAGGACCCCGGCGACCACGCCGGCTCCGTCATCCGCCTGACCGAGGACGGTCAGGTGCCCAAGGACAATCCCTACCTGTCCGTGGCGGGCGCAAGGCCGGAGATCTATACGATCGGCAACCGCAACATCCAGGGCGCGGCCTTGAACCCGCGGACCGGCGAGTTGTGGACCCACGAGCACGGCCCGCAGGGAGGCGACGAGATCAACATCATCCGCGCCGGCGTCAACTACGGCTGGCCGGTGATCACCCACGGCAGGAACTACGGCATCGGCACGCGCATCGGCGAGGGGACCCGCAAGGAGGGCATGGCCGAACCGCTGTACCAATGGACGCCGTCCATCGCGCCCTCGGGCATGGCCTTCTACGACGGC belongs to Deltaproteobacteria bacterium and includes:
- a CDS encoding PQQ-dependent sugar dehydrogenase, which translates into the protein MQSISAYSRRERSARSARGVAAGAVLLILGWSGIALADTVERTELHGVSVRILTRGLDHPWSLAFLPDGRMLVTERSGRLRYVAADGTLDPTPISGLPEAVAERRQGGLHDGVLHPRFAENRLVYLAYAGKGDGGYGTELARGRLDGHRLTDVRILFRALPKSWGGRHFGGRVVFDGKGHVFLTLGDRGNRPRAQDPGDHAGSVIRLTEDGQVPKDNPYLSVAGARPEIYTIGNRNIQGAALNPRTGELWTHEHGPQGGDEINIIRAGVNYGWPVITHGRNYGIGTRIGEGTRKEGMAEPLYQWTPSIAPSGMAFYDGDKFPRWRGNLLVGALAYRLLARLELDGGRVVREERILKGVLGRIRDVRVGPDGYVYLLSDEEPGVLARLEPAGG